The nucleotide window CTGTAGTCTTTGTACTGGGTCAGACTTCCTCCATTGAAATAACTAGGTGCTGCCTCATTGTTCATCATACTGAGGATCCTATATTTGAAAGAATAAAGCAGGATGGAGTGAAAATCATGGTTTCATGTACTGactccagctcctctgcagaAATGAGTCCCAGGCTCACTTTATGTTGGGGAACTTTCGGCGGATTTCTtccacaaacacaggcagattGTTGATCTTGTTCTTGTTGATGCATACTGTGGTGACGCTCGGCATGTAGGGGAACTTGATGTGAGATGTGTAGTTGTTGCAGTCCAGGATCAGAGTGCTGAGCTTCTCCAGCTGACCCAGCAGAGCCGGGTTCCAATAAGGACTGAATGAAGGAGaacacaccacacacaacaGTCAAACTGTTCAGGCTTGTGAGTCGCTGAGGACATATACATCAAATatactgtgtgaatgtgtcattCAGAGAATATTTATCTACAGCAGGATGTTGTATCCTATAATGTGTTGTTACAAAAGATATACTGTATAGTAAATGAAAAGAATCAGTAGATAACTAATGCTTTCTTCCACAAACATCGGTCCTGTCAGCCTATTCCTACATAGAGCGCGTGTCTTTAGCCATGTTAGCGGTGTAGCTTTAGGTATGGCAGTGCTGGTCCACcactgaaatatcttgacaataGCTGGAAGGATTTTCACAGCATTCATGACCCCCAGGGATGAATCCTGCAGATTTTACTGATCCCCTCATCTTTCATCATTTGAAAAGGATTAACATCGCTTGGTACACATTCATGTTACCCTCAGGATGAACTTCAGTACCTTTGGTGACCCTCAAGCCCCATcgtcaggtcaaaatttcaactTTCAGCAGTACTTTGGTTTGTGACTAAATGTAGTAAAGATGTGTCAAATCTTTATTCTGTATTGAAGcatgtgctgctgtaaatataaCACCTGTATCTAATCTTTGAGCTAACTATGTTGGTGAGGCCATGAGGAGCAGAAAACGACAACAAAACTGAataaatttcttctttttgattGTGAAGCTCCTGGTTATTAAGAAAAGGATACTCATCCAGCAGATTGTAACTGAGGTCCAGCACCTCCAGGGTGTCTGTCTGAGTCAGGATGGTGTCATAGGGGATTTCTGTCAGGCTCTGGTAAGCAAAAGAAAGCCACTGAAAGCTGGAGGCATGACTGGGTTGACTGTGTTGGCCCAAGGATGGATGATCCATGACAAACCCTCAGCAGTGCAACGTCTTTGGTTTTACTTGTATCGATGAAGAtcaggagagaggacagacgcTCATGCCATGATCGAACCTTGAAtgaacaacaaaataataaatggaGACAGGATTGACAGAACAGAGTCAGAGTGAGTCAGAAagactgatgtttgtgtttttagctcaAACACTGTCTGCTAAATAGGACTGGTAAATTTATTCTACAGGCTTACACGATATGCTACATTTTCCAATTTGCTTACAAAGAACACAGTAATAGGAACGCAGTCTTAATGGCTAGCCTGTCCAATGCTCTGCTGATTGATGAAATGCCACAAATGATATCAATCTCTACAGAGCTGGATTCAGGatgtggttagcttagcttagcatacagactggaaacagctcaTCCGGATACAGTTTAAAAATACATCCACCAacgcctctaaagctcacaatTAAAATTTACTTGTTCAAATTGtataaatgcaaatgtaaaagcACTTTTTTAGTCTTTTAGCTAGTTCTTGACAAACAACAGTGTATCAGCCCAGCACGTAGCATCACAGTGCAGGTCGCTATTCAAGAAATAGTTCCAGCGTGCAACTCCCTCGAAAACCACAAACTTTTTATATGTttctattgttgtttttatattttgtgcacagattaaacaaatgagagatTATGTGTTAAGTACTGAACTATAGATATGTTGATTAGCTTTggtcagtctttatgctaagctagctaaccACGTCCTGACTGCTGATTTAACACAGAGATGAGATTAATATCAATCTTCTCTTCTTACtatcagaaagaaagaaagaaagaaagaaagaaagaaagaaagaaagaaagaaagaaagaaagaaagaaagaaaaagaaagaaagaaagaagtatTCTTTTCAAGTTCagataaaacactgacaaactgtaAATGAATGTATGAACTGGTACATTTAATGATGATATTGTACAATGATATTGTGTCAGGGACAATAGAGTAATGCTTTCATGATAATATAGTAAATTAACTGACATAGTGAAAACAATTTAACACAAAATGTTCAAGTATattagaaatgaaaaagaaagaaaaagaacttTCCAgttaaaacagcacagaaaataaTGAGCCCCTCACAGCCACTGAGGTCAGAACATGATGAAGTCCCACATGGCAGCCACAGGGTATATACTGTGACCTGAGAGCCCTCGTTGTTCAACATCCTATTGTGGATTCAACACTAAGAGGCACTAACATCACAGTTAAATCACTCAAATTATTCAAAGGGCTGCTCTTTGTTGCAAAAGTCATTCTACTCTTTTTCATAGCCTAAGTCCGCAGATACTGTAAAGTAAGTGAGTAGCTGTTAATGCACTTATTATGTCACCTTCCAGCAAAGAACACCATTCCGTTCAGTACTGGTGGTGAATTATCAAAGTGTGTCCTCCTGACTGACTAATGGTCCAAAAGCTGCGATCAAATGATTTACAATTAATCATTTCCAGTGGTAATCAACCATGTTGACACTCATATTTCAGGTTGTTCTACTCCTTAATGAAACACATATAAATCTAGATGCAGCCTACACACACCACATACATTATCTGTTCAGTTTTATCTAGACTTACCAAGCGGAGGACGATCTGGAGTATGTTTTCAGCGCATGCAAACCttggagaagtgtttgcagCTCATATAAAAGGCCCTCTTTCATACCCTGGCTGCAGATCACATGATGGGGATAATCAGATTGCTGCTTAACCTTGTGGTTTGCAGAACCCACTGGCAAAGATCTCAGTAACACTGATCGGTCTGAATTCTCAAAAAGGGAACAACACCGGCTTATAACCCGTGAAGAAACGTCAACATTATTAAATAAGATCTGTAGCCAATTGGATTGCTGATCATAATCAATGGTGTATTGTTGGTTTTAGATATTATATTATATCTATATTATGAGTTTATTGTCGAGTAGATGTTTACACAGACACTTACATATGATCACTTACAGGGCACAACACTGATTAGAGCCGCTCGTTTGAAAGCTTACTGGAGGAATTCTCATAAATACTGATCTGCTTGGAAATGATTAAATGAGGCCTTTTAACGGAAATCTACATAAAGATCTGTGAAAAAGTGAATGAACAGTTTAACAAAGTGGAAATACTAGATGTTCTGTCCATGACTGGATTAACCATTTATGAGCTCCTCCAGCAAAAAATTGCTTTTGAGCCTCCATTGGTCCTCTGTCAACACCAACACTGTCTGCACATTGTGTATATTCCCTTTCACTGCCAAAGTCCTACTAAGTAAAGTACACGCAACACAACATTTTCAAGACTTTGCCTGTGGACACAGAAACCAAGCAGCTCTGACAGAGTATATCAAACAGCTTGTGGTGATCTGACTGGACACAAATTAATTTAGGAATACGTACAATGCAAGCACAATATAAATTAACATAATAAAAGCCTTAAAACTAGATTTGGACACAGGGGGCCTCCGGTGATGTTGCAGAACTTGTCAGAAATTCACACCAAGAACAATATCAAGGAACAGGTTTGCACCTGAATTACCTGCACCAGTCAGGGACTTTGAGAGCCCCTGATGGTCAAGGGCTCCTGTTGGTAATCCAACCTTTGTTCTGTCTGAAATGAGCAAAAAGCACTCAATACTCAATCTTGTGAGCTTTATATACAATATATGACAATACATTTAGTGTGTAATTAGAGTAAATGCAGTGTAAACAATGTCATTTAGTGTAACAGGTTACTTTTAGACGCAATAATTGCCACAGAGTTCATTATAAATGATACGAACAGCTCCTGCAAAGTTCCCTTTGATCCTTGTTGGAAACTCTTATTGCAGTTTAAATGTCCTGAGGTTCAGTCCTTCCTCCTGCAACTCCTCTGAATGCAGCACAGGGACTTGTAGCTGTGATGCTGTGTACCCGGTCAACGTCAAGTTTTTACTGAACACACAAAGTGATGACCTTTGCCCGTCTTGCAGTTCCTGATTTGCCACTTTGCTCTTCTCCACACCAGGATGCACTTCTTGCTTCCCTTCATTTTGGACCGAGGGGGTGTCTTTCTCCAGTTAGTGTAGCTGACCGGCTCACCGCCCACCCACTCCCAACGTCCTCGGCCTTCTCTGTCATTCAGGCCTTAAACAGAAGGAgaaaatcagtcagtcagagtaAAAAAGTTTGACTATTATGTAATGTCACTGTGTGCTGTGAGATTACCAGTGCAGTTCTCAGTTAGATAATATGACCAAAACTTTTTCTTAAAGGACATCTTCTGCACTTTCTGATGCTAAGTAATTTACATGGACAAAGTCACATGTGGTTTAGTTACATGTTTAACAAAGCTTCATATAGGAGAGCAGCTCAGAAACTGACACGTAAAAGGCTTTTTAAGTGAACCTTTAATATAACCTCTGTCACATCTCAAACACTTCTTTGAAGGAATTTTAAATAATCTTTAAACCAGAAGCCTTGCCTGTTATGAAATGTGAtgactgacctttgacctcaatGTATGGAACATTATGTACATGCCTGCATTCTTCTTTCATTGGACCACAATTACATTGATTTGGATTGCATTGTATTGTGAGAGGAGCTTTAACACCATGGGGATTTTTAagatttctctctttgtcccagttgttttcctttttctcctcctcgtGACTTTAAACAGTCAGAATTAGACATGagtcatccttttttttttcccaactggacatgttaattaaaaaaaaacaccaacaaaatACCACAGAATGATGCTGCAACAAAAATATATCCACCTATCCAGAATGGTTTCCTTCCGCTGAAGTCCCACAGCCAGTCCATGTCGACTTTAGAGAGAACGCTTGTTAGAGTGCCTTTATATCTGAATCAGAAAGACAAGGATATTTCACAGTGTATATAATTCAGATTATACAGTTTTTATGCATGATGGACAACAAATCAGAAGCATGGCCGTCCATGCTTTCTGATTCAGCTTCTCTCCATGGTGAACTGTACCTCTCCCTGCATGCCCTGTTAGCTGCGCTCCATGTGACTTTGTGATCAGTGCTGAGGGTGTAACACTGACCACCATGAAAGGTCCAGCCCTGGGGACACAGCTGAGCACTCACCATCTGTGTTTCAGGAGGAAATGGGAGAT belongs to Chaetodon trifascialis isolate fChaTrf1 chromosome 23, fChaTrf1.hap1, whole genome shotgun sequence and includes:
- the LOC139351531 gene encoding leucine-rich melanocyte differentiation-associated protein yields the protein MDHPSLGQHSQPSHASSFQWLSFAYQSLTEIPYDTILTQTDTLEVLDLSYNLLDDPYWNPALLGQLEKLSTLILDCNNYTSHIKFPYMPSVTTVCINKNKINNLPVFVEEIRRKFPNIKILSMMNNEAAPSYFNGGSLTQYKDYRQYVISQIPGLEILDDTEVLEKERAQARKTYRLQQSSHSSRKRKEDSSKKHTHMLKKSNTVIRQ